A region from the Acomys russatus chromosome 24, mAcoRus1.1, whole genome shotgun sequence genome encodes:
- the LOC127207328 gene encoding olfactory receptor 10AG1-like gives MWDDEDQFKTEILNASTLMEFILLGFSGFPHLQWVLFMIFLFMYITILTCNSIIILLVKTDPALQTPMYFFLSNFSFLEICYVTATIPRILLDLYTLKGNISVLACATQMYFVLMLGGTECLLLAAMAYDRYVAICKPLQYYLLMKDKVCLQLVAASWISGIPVEIGQTYQIFSLHFCASNKIDHFFCDIPPLLKLACGDTFVNTVAVYVVAVVFVMIPFLVIIVSYVKIICNIMKLSSAKGMAKAFSTCSSHLIVVVLFYGTASITYLQPKPRKSEGMGKLLSLFYTIFIPALNPIIYTLRNKDITMALRKLQNKLLTW, from the coding sequence ATGTGGGATGATGAAGAtcaatttaaaacagaaatattgaaTGCCTCTACACTGATGGAATTTATTCTTCTTGGCTTTTCTGGTTTTCCTCATCTGCAGTGGGTATTGTTTATGATATTTTTGTTCATGTATATAACTATTCTGACGTGCAACAGCATAATAATTCTGTTAGTAAAAACTGACCCTGCTCTCCAGACccctatgtatttttttcttagcaaCTTTTCCTTCTTGGAAATCTGTTACGTAACAGCTACTATCCCAAGAATCCTTTTGGATCTATACACcctaaaaggaaacatttctgtGCTTGCTTGTGCAACACAAATGTATTTTGTCCTTATGTTGGGAGGCACAGAGTGCCTCTTACTGGCAGcaatggcctatgaccgctatgtggccatctgcaaacCTCTACAATATTATCTACTCATGAAGGACAAGGTGTGTTTGCAGCTAGTAGCTGCCTCCTGGATCAGTGGGATTCCAGTAGAAATTGGGCAGACCTACCAGATATTCTCTTTGCACTTTTGCGCTTCTAACAAAATTGACCACTTCTTTTGTGATATACCCCCACTACTCAAGCTTGCCTGCGGCGACACTTTTGTGAACACGGTAGCAGTCTATGTTGTTGCAGTAGTGTTTGTCATGATTCCATTTCTGGTGATCATTGTCTCCTATGTCAAGATTATCTGCAACATTATGAAACTGTCCTCAGCCAAAGGGATGGCCAAGGCCTTTTCCACCTGCTCGTCTCACCTGATAGTTGTAGTCCTGTTCTATGGAACAGCTAGCATCACTTACTTACAACCCAAACCCAGGAAGTCAGAAGGAATGGGGAAGCTACTGTCTTTGTTCTACACCATTTTCATTCCAGCTTTGAATCCCATCATATATACTCTGAGGAACAAAGACATCACGATGGCCCTGAGAAAGTTGCAAAATAAGTTACTGACATGgtga
- the LOC127207339 gene encoding olfactory receptor 10AG1-like, translated as MQSRHVNPRRPNKLKIIQTNLTLPTEFILLGFSDIPRLHWFLFGIFLFIYMIILLGNGIIILITRVEPALQTPMYFFISNFSLLEICYVSVTLPRMLMDLFTLKGNIPFFACATQMCLFLILGATECFLLAVMAYDRYVAICNPLHYPVVMSHKVCTQLVVASWVIGIPIQVGQTYQILSLPFCDSNQINHFFCDIPPLLKLACGDIFVNELVVFISAVLIVTVPFMLILVSYSRIISTILKLPSNTGRAKAFSTCSSHLIVVFLFYGSASITYLKPKSNKHEGIDKLLSLFYTILTPMFNPLIYSLRNRDVTGALRKLFTRLLTL; from the coding sequence ATGCAGTCCAGACATGTGAACCCACGAAGACCTAACAAGCTTAAAATCATACAAACAAATCTTACCCTACCTACAGAATTTATTCTCTTGGGATTTTCTGATATTCCCAGATTGCATTGGTTTCTCTTTGGTATCTTCCTGTTCATCTACATGATTATCCTGCTGGGGAATGGCATCATCATTCTCATCACGAGGGTTGAGCCCGCTCTGCAAACCCCCATGTATTTTTTCATCAGCAATTTTTCCTTGTTAGAAATCTGCTATGTTTCTGTCACTCTTCCTAGAATGCTTATGGATCTTTTCACATTGAAAGGAAATATTCCCTTTTTTGCCTGTGCTACACAAATGTGCCTATTTCTTATACTGGGGGCCACTGAATGCTTCCTCTTGGCTGTCATGGCCTATGACCgttatgtggccatctgcaaccCTCTGCACTATCCTGTAGTCATGAGTCACAAGGTGTGCACCCAGCTAGTGGTTGCTTCCTGGGTCATTGGAATTCCCATTCAGGTGGGACAGACATATCAGATTTTGTCTCTGCCCTTCTGTGACTCTAACCAGATCAATCACTTCTTCTGTGACATACCTCCACTGCTCAAATTAGCATGTGGAGACATCTTTGTAAATGAGCTTGTGGTCTTTATATCTGCTGTGCTGATTGTCACTGTTCCGTTCATGTTGATCCTTGTGTCTTACAGCAGAATCATCTCAACCATCCTGAAACTGCCATCAAACACAGGAAGGGCCAAAGCATTTTCCACCTGCTCTTCCCACCTTATAGTTGTGTTTTTATTCTATGGATCAGCTAGCATCACCTATTTAAAACCTAAGTCCAATAAGCATGAGGGCATAGACAAACTACTTTCTCTGTTTTACACCATTTTGACCCCAATGTTCAATCCCTTGATATATAGCCTGAGAAACAGAGATGTCACAGGGGCACTGAGAAAACTATTTACCAGGTTGTTAACATTGTGA